One stretch of Pigmentiphaga aceris DNA includes these proteins:
- a CDS encoding NAD(P)/FAD-dependent oxidoreductase yields MLRLSEVSLPLDHSESALRDAILARLGIPAGDLLGWTVFRRSYDARKKSAIVFVYALDVELRDEAAVLKKMRGDRNVGATPDMSYKFVAQAPANLEHRPIVIGSGPCGIFAALILAQSGFKPIILERGKAVRERTKDTFGLWRKGELNPESNVQFGEGGAGTFSDGKLYSQIKDPHHYGRKVLNEFVKADAPEEILYVSKPHIGTFRLVKMAEMMRETIESLGGEYRFECRVDDVEIEDGRIRGVVLASGERLRADHVVLAVGHSARDTFEMLHKRGVFVEAKPFSIGFRVEHPQSLIDQCRFGPFAGHPELGAADYKLVHHANNGRSVYSFCMCPGGTVVAATSEVGRVVTNGMSQYSRNERNANSGIVVGITPEDFPGYPENPLAGMDFQRQLESHAFELGGGTYEAPGQLVGDFIKGRPSTALGSVQPSYTPGVKLGSLDSALPAYAIEAIREALPAFDRQIRGFSMHDAVLTGVETRSSSPIRITRNNDDLQSRSTRGLYPAGEGAGYAGGIFSAAVDGIRVAEAVALAITGGTRPE; encoded by the coding sequence CCGCTGGACCATTCCGAGTCCGCATTGCGCGATGCCATCCTGGCGCGCCTGGGCATCCCTGCGGGCGATCTGCTCGGATGGACCGTTTTCCGGCGCAGCTACGACGCGCGCAAGAAGTCGGCAATCGTCTTTGTGTACGCGCTGGATGTGGAATTGCGCGACGAGGCAGCGGTACTGAAGAAGATGCGCGGCGACCGCAATGTCGGCGCAACGCCCGACATGAGCTACAAGTTTGTCGCGCAGGCTCCTGCCAACCTGGAACACCGCCCGATCGTCATCGGCTCCGGCCCCTGTGGCATCTTTGCGGCGCTGATCCTGGCCCAGAGCGGATTCAAACCGATCATTCTGGAGCGCGGCAAGGCCGTGCGCGAACGCACCAAGGACACCTTCGGCCTGTGGCGCAAGGGTGAACTCAATCCCGAATCGAACGTGCAGTTCGGTGAAGGCGGTGCCGGCACCTTCTCGGACGGCAAGCTGTACAGCCAGATCAAAGACCCGCATCACTACGGTCGCAAGGTTTTGAACGAATTCGTCAAGGCCGATGCACCCGAAGAAATCCTGTACGTCAGCAAACCGCACATCGGTACCTTTCGCCTGGTGAAGATGGCCGAAATGATGCGCGAGACCATCGAATCGCTGGGCGGTGAATACCGCTTCGAGTGTCGGGTGGACGATGTGGAAATCGAAGACGGTCGCATCCGTGGCGTGGTGCTTGCCAGCGGCGAACGCCTGCGGGCCGATCACGTCGTGCTGGCCGTCGGTCACAGCGCCCGCGACACCTTCGAGATGCTGCACAAGCGCGGCGTGTTCGTCGAAGCCAAACCCTTCTCGATCGGTTTCCGCGTCGAACACCCGCAATCCCTGATCGACCAGTGTCGTTTCGGCCCCTTCGCCGGCCACCCCGAACTTGGCGCGGCCGACTACAAGCTGGTGCACCACGCCAACAACGGTCGTTCGGTCTACAGCTTCTGCATGTGCCCGGGTGGCACCGTCGTGGCGGCCACGTCTGAAGTCGGTCGTGTCGTCACCAACGGCATGAGCCAGTACTCGCGCAACGAACGCAACGCCAACAGCGGCATCGTGGTGGGTATCACCCCGGAGGATTTCCCCGGCTACCCCGAGAACCCGCTGGCCGGTATGGACTTCCAACGCCAGCTGGAATCGCATGCCTTCGAGCTTGGCGGCGGCACCTACGAAGCCCCTGGCCAACTGGTGGGCGACTTCATCAAGGGTCGCCCGTCCACTGCGCTTGGCAGCGTGCAGCCGTCGTATACCCCGGGCGTAAAACTTGGCTCGCTGGACAGCGCCTTGCCCGCCTACGCCATCGAAGCCATTCGCGAAGCCCTGCCGGCATTCGATCGTCAGATTCGTGGATTCTCGATGCACGATGCCGTGCTGACCGGGGTCGAAACGCGCAGCTCGTCGCCGATCCGCATCACCCGCAACAACGACGACCTGCAAAGTCGCAGCACGCGTGGCTTGTACCCCGCAGGCGAAGGCGCGGGCTACGCGGGCGGCATCTTCTCGGCGGCGGTGGATGGCATCCGCGTGGCCGAAGCCGTGGCATTGGCGATTACCGGCGGCACGCGGCCCGAATAA
- a CDS encoding hemolysin family protein, protein MDLTLPLVLVALIVFNGIFAMSEIAVLTARKARLQQLADDGDARARAALELAQNPTHFLSTVQIGITSIGILIGVVGEDALAAPFAEWLRQHVTVIAPWANGVALAVVVVGITVTSIVVGELVPKRLGLMNPEGIARVVALPMRLLSWISTPLVKLLGLITDGLLRLMGARESQDPVITEEEIQVLMAQGTTAGIFGQSEQQMVRNVFRLDERKLSSLMVPRADVVVLDVDQPLEQTMARIEESHHSRFPVVRGDFSNVVGFVRAKDLLAQAMTGTRLDLQSCLTPALYVPETLTGSELVENFRDARVQIALVVDEYGDVQGLVTLRDVLEAIVGEVHTTVAGLEDLPAVQRADGSWLLDGMIDVGDLQDRLGLRKLPGESGEDYHTLAGMVMWVLGRIPKTGEYVDWEGWRLEVVDMDGNRVDRLMATKLPEDEVLMG, encoded by the coding sequence ATGGATTTAACGCTTCCCCTCGTTCTGGTCGCGCTGATTGTCTTCAATGGCATTTTCGCGATGAGCGAAATTGCTGTGTTGACCGCACGCAAGGCACGGCTTCAACAACTGGCCGATGACGGCGATGCACGCGCCCGCGCTGCGCTTGAGCTGGCTCAGAATCCCACCCATTTCCTGTCCACTGTCCAGATCGGCATTACCTCGATCGGCATTCTGATCGGCGTGGTGGGCGAAGACGCGCTGGCCGCCCCGTTTGCCGAATGGCTGCGCCAGCATGTGACGGTCATTGCCCCGTGGGCCAATGGCGTTGCGCTGGCTGTCGTCGTGGTCGGCATTACGGTCACGTCGATCGTGGTGGGCGAATTGGTACCCAAGCGCCTTGGCCTGATGAATCCCGAAGGCATCGCGCGCGTGGTTGCCTTGCCGATGCGCCTGCTTTCCTGGATATCGACGCCGCTGGTGAAGCTGCTGGGCCTGATCACTGACGGACTGTTGCGCCTGATGGGCGCGCGGGAATCGCAGGACCCGGTGATTACCGAGGAAGAAATTCAGGTGTTGATGGCGCAAGGCACGACCGCCGGCATTTTTGGGCAGTCGGAACAGCAGATGGTGCGCAATGTGTTCCGTCTGGACGAGCGCAAGCTGTCTTCGCTGATGGTGCCGCGTGCCGATGTGGTGGTGCTGGATGTCGATCAGCCGCTTGAACAGACGATGGCGCGCATCGAGGAATCGCACCATTCTCGTTTCCCGGTGGTACGTGGGGACTTTTCCAATGTGGTGGGTTTTGTGCGCGCCAAGGATTTGCTGGCGCAGGCGATGACGGGCACCCGGCTGGATCTGCAATCGTGCCTGACGCCTGCGCTGTACGTGCCGGAGACGCTGACGGGTAGTGAGCTGGTGGAAAATTTCCGCGATGCGCGGGTGCAGATCGCGCTGGTGGTGGATGAGTACGGTGATGTGCAGGGCCTGGTGACGCTGCGTGATGTGCTGGAGGCGATTGTCGGTGAGGTGCACACGACGGTGGCGGGGCTGGAGGATTTGCCGGCGGTGCAGCGGGCTGATGGGTCTTGGCTGTTGGACGGAATGATCGATGTGGGTGATCTGCAGGATCGTCTTGGTTTGCGCAAGCTGCCTGGGGAGTCGGGGGAGGACTATCACACGCTGGCGGGGATGGTGATGTGGGTGTTGGGGCGGATTCCGAAGACGGGGGAGTATGTGGATTGGGAGGGGTGGCGCCTGGAAGTCGTTGATATGGATGGGAATCGGGTGGATCGGTTGATGGCTACTAAGTTGCCTGAGGATGAGGTGTTGATGGGGTAA
- a CDS encoding tetratricopeptide repeat protein, producing the protein MATSVVGRWLNTWADRVFERMMRKPLPGKPWDHLYQLGAQTLQQRAEGGDAKAAYVLGDMYDQGSYGVRKNLNAAIKWYRLAAEQEDGDALNNLGSMHQHGDGLPQDMEQARMYFERAAAAGCGVAMNNLGHFHNHGRGGLVADPAAAVKWFKAGACRHDGNALVSLGYAYSKGTGVRKSPLRAIYWYRRAALAGDHKGAYNLAVGYWYGVDLMEDHRKAIGLLRASSVYDHAGTNFLLGRAQFEGLGMTKDLGEGLRLLRRAADAGYEQAHDYLQQTRYATPTRTVPGAKPNTQT; encoded by the coding sequence ATGGCGACGAGCGTGGTTGGACGATGGCTCAATACCTGGGCGGACCGGGTGTTTGAACGCATGATGCGCAAGCCGCTGCCAGGCAAGCCGTGGGACCACCTGTATCAGCTTGGCGCGCAGACCTTGCAGCAACGCGCTGAAGGGGGCGACGCCAAGGCGGCTTATGTGCTGGGCGACATGTATGACCAAGGCTCGTATGGCGTCAGAAAGAACCTGAATGCCGCCATCAAGTGGTATCGGCTGGCTGCGGAGCAGGAAGATGGCGATGCGCTTAACAATCTGGGCAGCATGCACCAGCACGGCGATGGGCTGCCGCAAGATATGGAACAGGCGCGCATGTACTTTGAACGCGCAGCCGCAGCCGGCTGCGGTGTAGCCATGAACAATCTTGGCCATTTCCACAACCATGGCCGGGGTGGTCTGGTCGCAGATCCGGCTGCTGCCGTGAAGTGGTTCAAGGCGGGCGCGTGCCGCCACGACGGCAATGCACTGGTGTCTTTGGGCTACGCGTATTCCAAGGGTACAGGGGTGCGCAAAAGTCCTTTGCGCGCTATTTACTGGTACCGCCGCGCGGCGCTCGCCGGTGACCACAAGGGTGCTTACAACCTGGCTGTCGGCTACTGGTATGGCGTCGATCTGATGGAGGATCACCGCAAGGCGATCGGCCTGCTGCGCGCATCAAGCGTCTACGACCATGCCGGCACCAACTTCCTGCTGGGCCGCGCCCAGTTCGAAGGTCTGGGAATGACAAAAGATCTTGGCGAAGGCCTGCGCCTGCTGCGCCGGGCAGCCGATGCAGGCTACGAACAAGCCCACGACTACCTGCAGCAGACGCGGTATGCGACGCCGACCCGGACGGTCCCAGGCGCTAAGCCGAACACCCAGACCTAG
- the apbC gene encoding iron-sulfur cluster carrier protein ApbC, with amino-acid sequence MSLSVERVREVLRTVVDPNTDQDLVSGGCVKDIQVGGGDVGVAIELGYPAQSQLAPIQAQVEQALAAAGATRSVVTVRWKIVAHAVQQGVKLLPGVRNIIAVASGKGGVGKSTTAVNLALALAAEGARVGMLDADIYGPSQPTMLGITGRPESLDGKTLEPMEGHGLQAASIGFLIDTDTPMVWRGPMVTQALEQLLRQTNWKDLDYLIVDMPPGTGDIQLTLAQKVPVTGAVIVTTPQDIALLDARKGVKMFEKVGIPILGVVENMAVHICSNCGHAEHIFGEGGGERLAKEYDMPYLGGLPLDLGIRLDADSGRPTVVAAPDGEIAAVYRTIARRVAVRIAARARDMTSKFPTIVVQNT; translated from the coding sequence ATGAGCCTTTCAGTCGAGCGGGTCCGTGAGGTGCTGCGCACCGTGGTTGACCCGAACACCGACCAGGACCTCGTCAGCGGCGGCTGCGTGAAGGATATCCAGGTTGGCGGTGGTGACGTCGGTGTTGCCATTGAACTCGGTTACCCGGCGCAATCGCAACTCGCGCCGATCCAGGCACAGGTTGAACAGGCGCTTGCAGCGGCGGGGGCCACCCGCAGCGTGGTCACTGTTCGCTGGAAAATCGTGGCCCATGCCGTGCAGCAAGGCGTGAAGCTGCTGCCCGGCGTGCGCAACATCATCGCCGTGGCTTCAGGCAAGGGTGGTGTGGGCAAAAGCACCACTGCCGTGAACCTGGCGCTGGCACTGGCTGCCGAAGGCGCGCGTGTCGGCATGCTGGACGCCGACATCTACGGTCCCAGCCAACCGACCATGCTCGGCATCACCGGCCGGCCCGAAAGCCTGGATGGCAAAACCCTGGAACCCATGGAAGGACACGGTCTGCAGGCCGCCTCCATCGGTTTCCTGATCGACACCGACACGCCAATGGTGTGGCGTGGCCCGATGGTCACGCAGGCGCTGGAACAACTGCTGCGCCAGACCAACTGGAAAGACCTGGACTATCTGATCGTCGACATGCCGCCGGGTACCGGCGACATTCAGCTGACGCTTGCCCAGAAGGTGCCGGTGACCGGTGCGGTGATCGTCACCACGCCGCAGGACATCGCGCTGCTGGATGCACGCAAGGGCGTGAAGATGTTCGAGAAGGTCGGCATCCCGATTCTGGGTGTGGTTGAAAACATGGCGGTTCACATCTGTTCGAACTGCGGCCATGCCGAGCACATCTTTGGCGAAGGCGGCGGTGAACGACTGGCCAAGGAATATGACATGCCTTATCTGGGTGGCTTGCCCCTGGACCTGGGCATTCGCCTGGACGCGGATTCCGGCCGACCGACGGTCGTTGCCGCGCCCGATGGCGAAATCGCTGCCGTTTATCGGACCATCGCCCGTCGCGTGGCTGTGCGGATTGCCGCGCGCGCCCGTGACATGACCAGCAAATTCCCCACGATCGTTGTACAGAACACGTGA